A single Bufo bufo chromosome 6, aBufBuf1.1, whole genome shotgun sequence DNA region contains:
- the FAM241B gene encoding protein FAM241B, producing the protein MVRILANGEIVQDDDPRVRANTQRSSTRQGFFNTAGNAGAGGPQQVPQDGVRQEGRSPFTDINQQLVNMGFPRWNLGNQVVEPVMSILFLFLILMMGVRGLLLVGLIYLVSHLSQR; encoded by the exons ATGGTGCGGATTTTAGCAAATGGAGAAATTGTTCAAGATGATGACCCACGGGTGAGGGCGAACACCCAGCGCAGCAGTACCCGCCAG GGATTTTTTAACACTGCAGGAAATGCTGGAGCAGGAGGACCACAGCAGGTGCCCCAAGATGGGGTGAGACAGGAGGGGCGTTCTCCTTTCACCGACATTAACCAGCAGCTGGTGAATATGGGTTTTCCACGATGGAACCTGGGAAACCAAGTGGTAGAGCCAGTCATGTCCATTCTCTTTCTTTTCCTCATACTTATGATGGGTGTCCGTGGCTTGCTTCTAGTTGGTTTAATATATCTTGTGTCCCACCTTAGTCAGCGATAA